A single genomic interval of Coccidioides posadasii str. Silveira chromosome 1, complete sequence harbors:
- the LSM1 gene encoding SM-like, degradation of cytoplasmic mRNAs and positively regulates transcription initiation (EggNog:ENOG410PR4U~COG:A) has protein sequence MEHFSPQDTKNVAGRAGGGPSPGPPSQYPQSGRFQQPSPPVGPPHSQQHQMPRGSTPPQQQGGAPVLPSGPPQLPPQLFTTAAQLLDLTDSEIYLGSPCDIYLSRMARTTVKTLYIGGRILF, from the coding sequence ATGGAGCACTTCTCCCCTCAGGACACGAAGAACGTCGCCGGACGAGCCGGAGGTGGCCCTTCGCCTGGCCCACCTTCCCAATATCCCCAAAGTGGCCGATTTCAACAGCCCAGTCCTCCAGTCGGGCCCCCCCACTCCCAGCAACATCAAATGCCACGAGGAAGCACACCACCGCAGCAACAGGGCGGAGCGCCAGTGCTACCGTCCGGGCCGCCGCAATTACCTCCGCAACTGTTCACAACTGCTGCGCAACTTTTAGATTTAACCGACAGTGAGATATACCTTGGTTCCCCTTGTGACATTTACCTATCGCGAATGGCTAGAACGACGGTGAAAACACTGTACATTGGTGGCCGGATCTTATTCTAG
- a CDS encoding uncharacterized protein (EggNog:ENOG410PY10~COG:S), translated as MSIPRTLPSLAEMSTSTGFSGTINTALASEVDMHHILPTDDDDNFVAPDVQYPFICHCLFRILGCEKFFNNVGEWKTHVTSHFNLKPVPQSVACQVCKQRFHGAEDDEAWFKMLDHIALQHVQQGQTLVGTSPGYELMHHLYCQGIVSQEQLKLLQHGDPDSESYGPAGRGGVSPTAEPYYVSASSRRERRMRGRRI; from the coding sequence ATGTCCATTCCTCGCACACTTCCTTCCTTGGCAGAAATGTCAACTTCGACCGGGTTTTCGGGCACTATAAACACGGCGCTGGCCAGCGAAGTTGATATGCATCACATACTTCCCACAGACGATGATGACAACTTTGTTGCTCCAGATGTTCAATATCCTTTTATCTGCCACTGCCTATTCCGAATTCTGGGCTGCGAAAAGTTCTTCAACAACGTGGGGGAATGGAAAACTCACGTCACGAGCCACTTCAACTTAAAGCCGGTGCCACAGAGTGTAGCTTGTCAAGTTTGCAAGCAGAGGTTCCACGGTGCTGAAGATGACGAGGCATGGTTCAAAATGCTTGATCACATTGCTCTTCAGCATGTCCAGCAAGGGCAGACGTTGGTGGGAACATCTCCTGGTTATGAGCTCATGCACCATTTGTACTGCCAAGGCATTGTATCGCAAGAACAATTGAAACTCTTGCAGCACGGAGATCCGGATTCAGAGTCATATGGCCCAGCAGGCCGAGGAGGTGTCAGCCCGACCGCTGAGCCCTACTACGTCAGCGCCAGCAGCCGACGCGAGCGTCGAATGAGAGGCAGAAGGATCTGA